A region of Pyxidicoccus parkwaysis DNA encodes the following proteins:
- a CDS encoding YiiX family permuted papain-like enzyme has product MRWSVLVAVWLGAHGAVAAPRLEASLRTGDIVLHTSRSRQSEAIRAATESPFSHVGLVEVTSKGAWVVEAVQPVQRVPFAKWKARGVKSHILVLRPKDLSDAQRQQAVDAAKTHLGKPYDWKFGWGDEAMYCSELVRKAYTRGAGVDYGKMERLGSLKVQGLEKVMRERYGVKVPLDLELITPASLAADEKLEVVHSDFPSVR; this is encoded by the coding sequence ATGCGGTGGAGTGTCCTCGTCGCGGTGTGGCTCGGAGCACACGGTGCGGTCGCTGCGCCTCGGCTGGAGGCGTCATTGCGCACGGGCGACATCGTCCTGCACACCTCGCGCTCACGTCAGTCGGAGGCCATCCGCGCCGCGACGGAGAGCCCGTTCTCCCACGTGGGCCTGGTGGAGGTGACGTCCAAGGGCGCCTGGGTGGTGGAGGCCGTGCAGCCCGTCCAGCGCGTGCCCTTCGCGAAGTGGAAGGCGCGCGGCGTGAAAAGCCACATCCTGGTGCTGCGCCCGAAGGACTTGAGCGACGCGCAGCGGCAGCAGGCCGTGGACGCGGCGAAGACGCACCTGGGCAAGCCGTATGACTGGAAGTTCGGCTGGGGCGACGAGGCGATGTATTGCTCGGAGCTGGTGCGCAAGGCGTACACCCGGGGAGCAGGCGTGGACTACGGGAAGATGGAGCGCCTGGGCTCGCTCAAGGTGCAGGGCCTGGAGAAGGTCATGCGCGAGCGCTACGGCGTGAAGGTTCCGCTGGACCTGGAGCTGATCACGCCCGCCAGCCTGGCCGCCGATGAGAAACTGGAAGTGGTGCACTCGGACTTTCCCTCGGTGCGGTAG
- the thpR gene encoding RNA 2',3'-cyclic phosphodiesterase — protein MRLFTAVTLGSTIESRATSEMERLRALAPHSRWVKAEGVHLTLVFLGEVEEARLPSLREALEPVGSRHAPFVLSVGGGGSFGSPSRPRVLWADVRGETDALKALQADAAAVLQPLGFESEHREYTAHLTLARAKDPHGDPALARCAQALHTSDFGEGRVDRLILFESRGGHYHSRLEVPLTRSK, from the coding sequence ATGCGCCTGTTCACCGCCGTCACGCTGGGAAGCACGATTGAGTCGCGCGCCACCTCGGAGATGGAGCGACTGCGCGCGCTGGCGCCGCATTCCCGCTGGGTCAAGGCGGAGGGCGTGCACCTCACGCTGGTGTTCCTGGGCGAGGTGGAGGAGGCGCGGCTGCCGTCGCTGCGCGAGGCACTGGAGCCCGTGGGCTCGCGACACGCGCCCTTCGTGCTGTCCGTGGGAGGAGGCGGCAGCTTCGGCTCGCCCTCGCGCCCGCGCGTGCTCTGGGCGGACGTGCGCGGGGAGACGGACGCGCTGAAGGCGTTGCAGGCGGACGCCGCCGCCGTGCTGCAACCGCTCGGCTTCGAGTCCGAGCATCGCGAGTACACCGCGCACCTCACGCTGGCACGCGCGAAGGACCCGCACGGAGACCCGGCCCTCGCGCGGTGCGCGCAGGCGCTGCACACGTCGGATTTCGGCGAGGGACGCGTGGACCGGCTCATCCTTTTCGAGAGCCGGGGCGGGCACTACCACTCGCGCCTGGAGGTTCCGCTCACGCGCTCGAAGTGA